DNA from Pelodiscus sinensis isolate JC-2024 chromosome 1, ASM4963464v1, whole genome shotgun sequence:
ACTTAATGTTTTGGTGATAAgtttttactattattatttggCTTAGCTCAAAGTACATAGCTCCAAAGAAGGCTTTAATAAATGTAATGAAGGTTCCAGTCCTGCAAAAATTTATGCACAGATGCTCAACTTTAAGTTTGCAAATaatcctactgacttcaatggtactactcacatgcataagtgtttgcaggatcagaaccACAGCTGTGTATCTGAGAAGTTACTGAAGGCATAGCTGGTTAAGGCTACAATGATCCATAGTGTACACCTTGTGAGAGTCACTGCTTATAACAGTTCCCCTAAGGTGTACAGCTGTGGAGAaccttttattcctttttttttttgtgtggacCATTTAAGGTTGGGAGCTGTTGCTGACACCCACTTTTGGATGGCTTCTGAAAGAGAGCCAAGAAGGCAACTTCAGCAGGCTGACAGAAGAAtgtgcctatacaggcagtccccgggttacatacaagatagggactgtaggtttgttcttaagttgaatttgtatgtaagtcgaaactggtacatattgtaggggaaactctagccaaacatttctccagagctcagttttattctcccacacctcacttccctcagtcctttattctcaagctgaggtgtctgctgagaaaagccgctccgtgtctccctggtctgctggggggggcgctagcttcgcgtctccctggtctgctggagggaagcagctagtgcggggttgcctcaccctgtttgtaagtagggatccgatgtaagtcggatccatgtaacccggggactgcctgtacatcagagTTCTAGGCTTTGCTGACAGGTATCAGTCAGATGAGTGGGGCTCCCACCTAACACTCCTTAGCAAGTCTTCAGCTATGTGGATACACAGAACCAGCAGTGAGAGCTTGTGGAATGAAGTAGCTAGAAGTTCCAAAGAGAGTAACATAGAAGAATGAAGGTTTCAGGGATCAGGCAACTGCAATGCTCTTTTCTTTGAAACGTCACATCACTATAAAACACTTTATGCAACCAATACATGAGGTTTTCAGCTGTACCTAGCTCCCActatttatttaccaaaagtATGAAGTTCATAAATGTTAATTGCTAGGAGCCAGTCATTGGTTAAAAATGTATGCATGGTTCAAAGAACTGGTTTCAATATTAATGTTTTCCTTGTTGTATAGACCCTCCTTCTCCTTTATGCTGCAGGGCCCACCCATGCTCCCCCATTAAACCAGAAGTCTCCACAGTTGGGGAACTATTGAGAAATGAAAGAGAGAAGCCTCATTTCTTCACTCCTTAGCAAGTGCACAATAGCTAAGGAAGATTCTTGCCTACATTATATAGAGAGTACAAGGGGGAAGGCCCATTCTAATAGACTTGAGCGAGCTTCTTCAACTACAGAGTTCCTACATTTGCAGAAGAGTGACATCTATCTATGATCTTCCTAAGGTGCATGAGGCAAGATGTTCATTTGGTGTCTAGCCAAGTAATTCTGCATTATGGAAGTTGCACATATTACATCAGCAGAGTTTTGAGTCCTCAAGAGCGAAGTAGCtttatttttccctcttccttttaTAAAATAAACAGGAAATCCCATACAAAAAGCACATTGAGAAAATGAAAATTGCACAGCAAAACATTATAGAGTGGAAAACTGGCAACATTACACAagcagtcttacctcagtccttAAGTGCACGTATGTGACAGTGTAATGTTTAGTCATCATATATCTCTGACTAAATATAGACTTATTTAATAAAAATCATGAGCAGGTCATGGCAATTAACAGAAATTCATGACCTGTGACCCGTCCATGACTTACCATAAATGTCCCTGACTGAATCTTAGCAGGTGCGAGGCACTGCTGGGAGGTGTATATGGCTGAGGGCCTGATGATTTGGGGAAGCTGCAGGGGCCTGATAcctggggggaagtgggggagggggaccagggCTAGTAGCACCAGCTGCAGGGAACCACTGAGCAGCAACTGCTCAAGCCGCTACAGGACTCTGATAATATACTTTCCCTCATGTAACACAAGACATATAGGTTTTCTTTCAACCTTAAATACATATGTACCTTTTCCCAACGTTGTCTATGCCAGAGAAGAAGTCTATTAAATTTCTTTATATTAAAAAGTTACACATTATATCACAAAGTTAAATTTAATAGTAAAAATGTGATGGCATATACAGGCACTGAATGAGATGTATACCTAAATATTTATTCTTGGTTTAAAACAGGAATGTGTGATATATGGTTGCTGATGAAATTACTAATACCCATTTCAAAGGGAAGATCATATAAAATGTAGGTCAAATATATACTAGAACATTTTAATATTGAAAATTTAAGTATGAACAATACTACATGACACTACACACATTATTTAAATGTTCAAAGGAAAGGTcagaagtatggcaagagaccacacTGTCTTAAACAAATCTTCAGTAATATAAAACTCaacccttcctttctcccctcttcccccccaaaaacagGGATCCTACAGAAAGtaaaaactaggtcaaattaaaaAGGGTGAGTATAAAtgaataacacaagtatgtagggacaaaattagaaaggctaaggcaaaaaaacaaaattatacTAGCTAGGGtcacaaagggtaacaagaatgatagtctataaatacattagaactGGATGGCAGATATGCTAAATGAATATTTGCTTCAGCTTTCACCAGAAAGGTTAGTAGAGATTAGAAGTCTAACACAGTGAAtgacagtgaaaatgaggtaggatcagaaGCTAATAtaagaaaagaacaaattaaaattacGTAGACAagctagatgtcttcaagtcacgtAGTCTTGATGACATTCATCAtggaatactcaaagagctgactAAAAAGATATCTGAATTACTAGCAATTACTTTTGAAAAGTCacagaagacaggagagattccagaagactggaaaagggcaaatttaATGTCAatccataaaaagggaaataaggacaactcaggGAATTacaccagtcatcttaacttcaatGCCCacaaagataatggagcaaataattaagtacaggcagtccctgggttacgtacaagatagggactgtaggtttgttcttaagttgaatttgtatgtaaatcggaactggtacatattgtaggggaaactctagccaaacatttctccagagctcagttttattctcccacacctcacttccctcagtcctttattctcaagctaaggtgtctgctgagaaaagccgctccgcatctccctggtctgctgggggggggagggcagcagatcAGGAAGACGctgagcggcttttctcgccgcggaggatgcgggcggcaggaccgcggcacgtctcggcggtctgctgggggggaggcgcagctagtgtggggttgcctcaccccgtttgtaagtagggatccgatgtaagtcgaatccatgtaacccggggactgcctgtaatcaatttgcaaacacttAGAAGAAAATACTGTGATCAATaagcaaatcatgtcaaaccaatacAATAGTTTTCTTTGACAAGATAacaagcgggggggggaggggaagaagcagatatggtatatcttgacttcaaCAAGgattttgatactgtctcacatgacctcataagcaaactagaaaAATAGAACCTAGGGGGAGTTACTTACTATAAGGTgggttggaaaaccattctcagagagtagttataaaTCATTCACACCCAAGATGGAAGGACATATAGAGTGGgatcccacagggatcagttctggaccctgttctgttcaaaatcttcattaacgatttagataatggcatagagagtacacttataaagtttgtggatgataccaacctgagagggattgcaagtgctttgaaggataggactGATATTtgaaatgatctgaacaaactagagaaatggtctgaaagtaaatagaatgaaattcaataaggacaaatgtaaagcattccacttaggaaggaacaatcagtggcacacatataaaatgggaaatgactacctatGGAaaaagtactgcagaaaagaatctggggatcatggtggatcacaagctatgagtcaacagtatagtactgttgcaaaaaagcagtTATTTTTGGATGTATTAGCAAAGTAttataagcaagacacgagaagtaattcctCCACTCTGCTCAGTGCCAATTAGGCCTCAAACAAGAGTATTACATCCAGTTTTAGGTACCATGTGTCAAGAGAGCTGTGGAAAAATTGGacaaaatccagagaagagccacaaaaggactgaaagtctagaaaacatgtcctgTGAAGGAAGATTGacaaaactgggtttgtttagactgaagaagagaagaatgaaggggGAAGATAACAGATTTAAAGCATATAAAAGATTTATACAAGGAGGAGGGACAAATATTGTTCTCATTTATCTTTGAGCATACGACTGCTGCATGAAGAGGATCCCTGCAAGCAGCTATAATCAGCCCTTGCACAGTGATTGAAAAGTCCAGATTGATCTCTAAGCCTGATGATATCTGGGGAGCTGTGAATGCACCGTTAGTTAGTCAGGATATTGCATGGAAGACCTCTATTCCCTAATTTGTCCCCTTAAGACAGAGGACAAGGGTTTGGGGGATTTTATTAACCACTGACTTAAATCTGTGGAGGAACTTATCTTATCCCATGATGAGTCATTTGGGATGCACTGGACCCAGTCAGCCAAGTGGCTAACTGGTCCATAGATGAAATCATGGTCATCATGAGACCCTGGAAAGGATTAATACTATGAGGCACTAAATTTTACTCTTGCTTTATCAGGTGACATGACTAGCAAAATTCATGTGTgatcccaatgttccctctaattttttctatcaaTGTGCAGAAGAATTTTTTGTTATGTGGACTGacgcatgtgtggatgtgcaccaccagtagaaacacatgctgctggttgtggacactctgctaatcagcagggcagcactTAATCTcccctgggtggccgcccagcttacaggaaacactgattTCATTGTGGGTACCAGTCACTCTGAGAATATTGTTATACCCTATGTTACATGTATTTCCTGTTGCAATATATTCAGAGTAATTATATTTAATTTgtttgtgttatttcctggaagcCTACAACTATTGGCAAGTAAGTGGGGATTACCCTGTGGTTAGAATTTTTATACACAGTACGATACTGTCAATATTACTGAGTACAGTTATTTGTCATTTCTATCACTACATGAGAGGCTAATCAAGGAGCTATTTTCTTAGTTACTTAAtttgctgcttttaaaaatattatattctAAGAAATCCTTTCCTTTAAAATGCTTAACAAGAGTCCAAAATTAAAGTTTTCATTTAGTTTTCTCATTGTCATGGATTATTCCATAGAACTGGATTATTGATATAATAAACCATTACCTACAGAAAAATACACACAAACATTTCATGCCTTCTTTATACATTATGCCAATACTTTTTTAGATGTACCACATTCTATtatggataaacttaaaaaacaacaagtagtttggtagcactttatagactaacaaaacatgtggatggtatcatgagctttgtgggtccaaagaaacaaatcaaaacaaaacaaaacacatgtCCGGTCATCGGAAGAAGttggctgtgcccaccaaagctcataataccatcacttagtttggtgagatctttttaaagctctccacagtctgctttggtcttaactctcttgagcagtttggtatcatctgcaaattttgtcacctcactgtttacccctttctacagattatttataaatacattgaataggattggtctcaaGACAGACCGctgtgggacaccactagttacctctctccaccctgaaaatttaccatttattcctaccctttgtttcctgccttttaaccagttaccaatctatgaaaggaccttccctcttatcctatgacaacttagtttatttaagagcctttggtgagggatcttgtcaaagcctttctggaaatctaagtatactatatactctggatcccccttgtccacatgtttgttgaccccctcaaagaactctagtagattagtaaggcatgatttccctttacagaccaTGTTGGCTTTCCCCCCAAAcaattatgttcatttatgcatcttcaattttattctttactatagtttcaactacagtaaacttcagataatccagcacctttagggggtgccggattatcagatatgccgaactatcagaagggggggctatgaggggtctggagtggggtgggatgagggggatgccaccccagacccctcatagcccccccttacgatagtccggcactgccccaggcgtccctgattcagccgctgctggtcagtttcagcagcagctgaatcggggatgcctacaatagagcagctggggtgctgctgggttggtcccgcagcgctgaggggcggcgctacagcaccaacccagcagcactccagctgctcttggggacgcctgggacagagcagctggggtactgccaggttggttctgtagtgctgccccttggggctgcgggaccaacctggcagcaccccagctgctcttggggacgcctggggcagagcagctggagtgctgccgggttggtcccgcagcgccaaggggcggcgctgcgggaccaacccagcaggaccccagctgctctgccccaggcgtccggattcagcctgctggtgaaattgatgctgctggtcagtttcagcagcggctgaatcccgacgctgattcctggaatcagccgctgttctgtttcaacagcggctgaatcggggacgcctggggtagagcagctggggtcctgctgggttggtcccgcagcgccgtcctttggtgctgcgggaccaacccggcagcagtccagctgctctgccccaggcgtccccaagagcagcttgggtgctgccgggttggtcccgcagccccgaggggcagcgcaacgggaccaacccagcagcaccccagctactctgctcctggcttccccgattcagctgctggtcagtttcagcagcagctgaatgggggaagcctgtccagctgccccagcacttccgggttcctgatggtgccggaccatcaggagtcccggagcattggatgccggactaatggagttttactgtaatttgcccagtactgacgttagacttattagtctgtaattgccaggatcacctctagagccctttttaaatattggtgtcatgttagctatcttccattcattaggtatggaagccgatttaaaggataggttacaaaccacagttaatagttgcGCAATTTCACATTCGAtgtctttcagaactcttgggcgaATGCTATCTGATCCTGGTGATTAGTAACTATTAAGTTTatgaatttgttccaaaacctcctctcatGACACCTCAGTAGggaaaattcctcagatttgtcacttaaaaagaatggctcaggtttgggaatctccccaatatccttagCCGTGagaactgaagcaaagaattcatttagcttctcttccATGATTTTATCATCTTGGGGTATATCTTGGGGTAAACCAAGTTTCACGAGCCATACCggggtggttgacaaaggcttcccttgtcgaccgcgctgtgtctagactgccgcgctgcgctggatcagctgatcgttggcacagcgcggtggccatttttattttaatgaagcagggattatttaaatctccgcttctttgactatgctgagtaaaatattttacatggctccatcgacggagccatgtagtctagacgtactcttggAGTGCTCCAAGGGCCCCaatggttgtttagcaggcttcctgcttctgatgtacttagaaAACATTTTGGTATTACTTTGTGAGTTTTTGGCTACCTgttgttcaaactcctttttggcttttcttattatatttttacattctttttgacaaagtttatgtttctttctgttttcctcactaggatttgatttccactttttaaaagatatctttttatctgtcactgcttcttttacttaatTGTTAAGCTATGGTGGCATTTTTTTGttctcttattgtgttttttaatttggggtatacatttaagttggataATTTAGAAAATCCTGTATGAACAGGTAGACAGATGATCtgtaaaaaaatcctttttataTCTAATTTCCTTGGTATGCTCCTCATTTTGAAAAGTACCCTGGGTTCTTTGAGTTCACTCAGTAGCACCCTCTCTAGGACCAGGATAAAGGGACTTCAATTTAACATTTAATACACAGTGCCTCTAGTGTAGTATCTCCCAGTATTCCACTGCAGTATCCGGGGACTAGGAAGAGCACCAAGTGGTAAGTCTCAAGTCCCCCATTTTAGAGGTTATTGCTTCTAGCTGAACCCAACCAGCACAAAAAAGTGTCTTGGTGTGTTTAGTCAGCACCTAGCAGAATGAACTGGGGCCAATGGGTGCTACATTAGAAAagtaataatttttaaatgtttcttttaaaacaaaagccTGACATATTTAATTATTAATTTAAACAGGAAATTTAAAGTATGAGTACAGGTAGTTAAAACATATaactatattatattattataataCTTCACATATGTTTAATATTATAATACCTAAGATTTAATTAATATATGTGACAAGAAAATTATAAAATTATAGATAATTTTTACAGCTGCTTCTAAATCACACATATGTGTCTTTACAGTCTGAACTGGACGGTGATCAGAGAAATTTTAGCTCAAAAGGAGCTTTGGGGTTTCAGCATCCAGTGAGGTGAGATGAATCCTATAAGTTGCTTCGGGAAAAgttaaatttgtatttttttcttcagtagtAAATTCCTTCTATGGCAGTGTCAAACTGTGTAATTCACCTGAGAAGATGCACAAGGTAAGCAGCTGAAGCAATATGCTAATTATGACATTAGAAAGCCATGAAAGAGTCCTGACAGACCAGACTTACCACACTGTGAATTAAGGTTGTATAATTATCATCccttaaaaaaaggaaattgaaAGTCCAGGTATCTAATAGTACATATATTCTCCTTTTCCTCCCAGAGACACTCATCTCACCAGTAGAACCATCCCCATACAAAATCAACAGATCATAGCCCTTAACTCTGTCCTGGTACAGATAGGATCCTTTCAGAATCCTTCCTTAAATTCTACACTACCATTAACAAACCTGTCCTGTCTGACTTCCACGTCAGCACAATTCTAAAAAATCAGATTTCCTCATGTTCTCAGGAGCAGCACTTGCCAAATAGAGACCTCTGGTTAACCCAATATTTGCCCTTTCCTTACCCCAAAAGTAACTCAGGATTAATATTCACTGCCAACACTAATAGTACTGATCAGGGAAGAGCTAGGACTACTTCAGTGAGTCCTTTAGATAGAAGGATGATTTAAAAGATGGAGAGATGAAGACAAGTGAGAAGCCATTAAGGATGCAGAGGACCCTCCCTTTCATAAGGAAGGGAAGCAATGTATTCTTCAAACACAAACCTTGAGTTAGTTCGTCTAAAAGGATTGAAAAATTTTACATGGTTTTTAtaagtggttttgttttgtttgactaGACTTTATTTGCCCAAATCAAAATCCCAGGAGTTCCTATGCAACGTTGGAAAGAAGGTTCTGGCCAGTTTTCCAGTACAAGCCACAATTCACTTCTACAATGATGACTCTGATTCTGAAGATGATGAGGAAGGAAGGAATTCAGCTTTTTAATGAACATATTCAGCCTTTAAGGACCATTTAAATCAAGGGACAAAAATAGTCTCTGTGTTTACCAGTGAACATCATATAAACCAGATCTAAAGGTCATGTGAGAATCATCTTCTTGCTGTCATATGAAAAATAGTGGGGTGATGCAAATGGCAACAaacagtgaaggtttttttttctttttgggagGCTATCAGGAACAAAAGTCTATGTAGCAATTTTTTAGAATTTTAAGTTGCAGAGGTTTGTGTGGCCCCAAGCTGACTCTGGCTGGAGTAACTTCTGTATTAAGACCATTAATGTCTCTGTTACCATTGCACAGTGCTCAGCACAAACACTAGTTTATGTTGCTTTGGAAGATAAAAATTTATGCCTGATGGTGGGAAAATATTAGCATGTGGATACATGCCCCCCAACATCTCTCTAAATTAGATCTTTTGGTGAAATGTGAAATATTAGAAAGTCATATCCATTGTCCCACTGGATCCTCTGGGATTCTGCTTATAAGCTGTTACGAGTTCTGGTTCCTAAGTCATCAGAAAAGAGCTCTGCCATTAATTTGGAAGAGGTGCCAAAGCATGAATAATAAAATATGATTTAACAGTGAATTCAGGTGTGTATTAGAGAATTAAGAAGGACCTTACATACATTACAAATGTGCAACAAAGTAAAAAAGTTCAAACTGCAAAATTGAAATCCTATTCTAAACATTTCTAAAAGTGCTGGGTTTGAATCTGGGATTTTAGCATAGCATATTACAATTAGAAAGTTTGTATTTAGAGAGTAAaatcctctgatttcttttgtgttCAGATTCAGGATGACTAAATTACTTTTATAAGCCATTTTAACAACATTGTGCCAAGTTCCTTTTTCTAGGTGgagcttttaaaaatctgcttcaGATTACACACTGAGACATAAGCAGGGGTTTGAAAGGATTCttgattacacacacacaccaacaggCCACAGGATGGCTGAGGTGGTTGTCTCAGGTCCCATGCTTTAATgggatgcagggcctggggggtgcggtggccagcagcagagcgACTGGTACCACTCGACTGTCCTACTCCTGGTTGGGACAGGAAAGGGTACAAGTGGAATGGGAGTAGaccagggtggagcaggggcaggaaaaggTGTGACAGGGGTTTGGAGGAAGGTAggtgaagcaggggcagggcttgaggtGGTGGAAGGGGTTTGTCTTGGGATTTGCACCCCTCTAAGGATAGCCCTGCACAGTCCCAAActtccaaattcaaaataactcttccTAGTTGTGCTTTAGTTTCTCATTTGTCTCGCTGGAATATTACTGTTTGTCTTGTAAATATTTTGTACAGTTtctagttatttgaaaataattaacTGCCATCTTATTTTGAGTAGCCGCCTGATTCTGCAAAGATTTATGCATTTACTTAGCTTTATGTCCATGAATATTtcagttgaaatcagtgggacaaTTCTTGTGCCTAAAGCTTTGTACTTGAGTAACTGCTTGCAGAATTGGGGTACAAGACATTCCATAACATTAGATTTAATGGAACAATatcaatttaattaaaaaaaatctcctctgTAAAAGTTTATATACACATTCAAAAATAAAGTGTTTCACTTATAATGAGAAACATGAATATTCTCCTTAGCCCCTACATTTCTAATGTAGTTAAAAagaaatttactatttattttcttctctgtGATGCAGTCACTCATGGTTACAGTGTACTTCTGGAAACAGAATAAGACCGATCATGTAGTTATTCATTTAAGTGCATGTATTGTCTTCTGTAGATCATTTTAGGATATACATGATTGCTCACATGAATAAGAGATGGCAGGATCAGGGTCAGTGTTAGTTACCTGCTACTTCATTGGCTGAAGGAGTTGGGTTTTGTTCCATGCTCAGTGCATGAGAGTAATGGGATTTTAAGGAAAAGAGT
Protein-coding regions in this window:
- the RIPPLY3 gene encoding protein ripply3, encoding MEAAAAKHLFQATVTQLCHSSRDIQLHSFHRREQPESNPTLWRPWILTERDTQLGRQENSELDGDQRNFSSKGALGFQHPVRLYLPKSKSQEFLCNVGKKVLASFPVQATIHFYNDDSDSEDDEEGRNSAF